Proteins from a single region of Kluyveromyces lactis strain NRRL Y-1140 chromosome C complete sequence:
- the GRH1 gene encoding Grh1p (similar to uniprot|Q04410 Saccharomyces cerevisiae YDR517W GRH1 Golgi localized protein component of the spindle assembly checkpoint homolog of human GRASP65 which functions in postmitotic reassembly of Golgi stacks), whose product MFRIAKNLVRTLEESVTGTVGDKPIDSYFHSVPPQLFPIREDDPRYAHQTDSLYGLRVVQVDESQLQLTSFFDYIIGFNNQPIPLVQDGTMGASQTFYPDYKRIISFFNEHCGNTIKLHVWSGKGGVYREEYLYVSAKNSVSEIPLDETDAQQSLMTSKMFEALGFKVQWTPLIAVTYSYHVLQLNIENGPAMQAGLIPDQDYIIACQDGLLATGGEHLLQDIVRSRANHSLVLYVYNKAVDCVRPVTVHLAADGRLGCNVGYGFLHRIPAPIQNSQSIIHSPAAVESHNSNNIIHPITQPTLIPATLANNADNKETMPSNPLQVPVPVGRRQAQLHRGSNTTNAAAASASMADYFQEGKDQSPRSSSKATPPPPPPASSTASNTASD is encoded by the coding sequence ATGTTCAGAATAGCGAAAAATCTTGTCAGAACTCTTGAAGAGTCTGTTACTGGAACGGTTGGGGACAAACCTATTGattcatattttcattcaGTACCACCACAATTGTTCCCGATAAGGGAAGATGACCCTAGATATGCTCATCAAACGGATTCTCTATATGGTTTAAGAGTGGTACAAGTTGACGAGTCGCAATTGCAATTAACTTCGTTCTTTGATTATATCATTGGTTTCAATAACCAACCGATCCCCTTGGTACAGGATGGTACCATGGGTGCATCACAGACGTTCTACCCAGATTATAAAAGGATTatatcattcttcaatgagCATTGTGGCAACACTATCAAGTTACATGTATGGTCTGGTAAAGGGGGTGTTTACAGAGAGGAGTATCTTTACGTCTCGGCGAAAAACTCTGTGAGCGAGATCCCGTTGGATGAAACAGATGCGCAACAATCCCTAATGACTTCTAAGATGTTTGAAGCGTTAGGTTTCAAAGTGCAATGGACCCCATTAATCGCTGTTACGTATAGTTACCATGTTTTACAACTAAACATTGAAAACGGACCCGCTATGCAAGCAGGATTGATTCCAGATCAGGATTACATTATCGCATGCCAAGATGGATTGCTAGCAACTGGCGGTGAGCATCTGTTACAAGACATTGTCAGATCAAGAGCGAACCATTCTTTAGTACTATACGTATACAACAAAGCCGTGGATTGCGTAAGACCTGTGACGGTACACCTTGCTGCTGACGGAAGGCTTGGATGCAACGTTGGCTACGGTTTCTTGCACAGAATCCCGGCACCTATCCAAAATTCACAATCAATTATCCACTCTCCAGCAGCCGTTGAATCTCACAATTCAAACAACATCATCCACCCAATTACACAACCAACTTTAATTCCTGCGACGTTGGCTAATAATGCGGATAATAAAGAAACGATGCCTTCAAACCCACTTCAGGTACCAGTTCCGGTTGGAAGAAGACAAGCACAGCTTCACCGCGGTTCGAACACTACCAATGCTGCGGCTGCTTCAGCATCAATGGCTGACTACTTCCAAGAGGGAAAAGATCAATCACCAAGATCCTCATCAAAGGCAACCCCTCCTCCTCCACCTCCAGCTTCTTCTACTGCTAGTAATACGGCTTCAGACTGA